The Pleurodeles waltl isolate 20211129_DDA chromosome 7, aPleWal1.hap1.20221129, whole genome shotgun sequence genome includes a region encoding these proteins:
- the LOC138247186 gene encoding killer cell lectin-like receptor subfamily F member 1 — translation MCVICPYNWLSFRGKCYFISEDFKSWASSEEDCQSRQSHLAIIGNDFIEDKEMSRRSFWIGLQYNDNNSEWTWIDGSTLRKGSIPVNTHEPGNNCGFYWHKEITPLNCSYRTRWICEKEPIQQDARCLVTN, via the exons ATGTGTGTGATATGCCCTTACAACTGGCTGAGTTTCAGAGGAAAATGTTACTTCATTTCTGAGGACTTTAAATCATGGGCCTCCAGTGAGGAAGACTGCCAGTCCCGCCAATCCCATCTTGCAATCATTGGCAAT GATTTCATAGAGGACAAAGAAATGAGTAGACGCTCCTTTTGGATCGGCCTTCAGTACAATGACAACAATTCTGAATGGACATGGATCGATGGCTCCACACTCCGGAAAGGAAG CATCCCAGTGAATACCCACGAACCTGGAAACAACTGTGGTTTCTACTGGCACAAAGAGATCACCCCCCTGAACTGCAGCTACAGAACCAGGTGGATCTGCGAGAAAGAGCCGATCCAGCAGGACGCGAGGTGTTTAGTCACCAACTAG